In a genomic window of Aegilops tauschii subsp. strangulata cultivar AL8/78 unplaced genomic scaffold, Aet v6.0 ptg000802l_obj, whole genome shotgun sequence:
- the LOC141034530 gene encoding uncharacterized protein, translating into MRDLLAKPFPYARVLGSSLPGSTSTATSSKTPAAPPPSAPTTARSNTVEETVAMVLHYASGIDQPHDAAAVSFVQPARRRRLLRPAGTPPPSPSPSLSDLHRSLPRRRRRLRVHTTGGVRPSSLAHCGCFAPPSFLGCGRACLPTTSSLLLQAADGTRPPPSSSPGGWDALRS; encoded by the exons ATGCGCGACCTCCTCGCCAAGCCCTTCCCATACGCGCGGGTCCTCGGCTCCTCGCTGCCTGGCTCTACCTCTACTGCGACCTCGTCCAAGACGCCcgcggcgccgccgccgtccgcgcCGACGACGGCCAGATCCAACACCGTTGAGGAGACCGTCGCCATGGTGCTCCACTATGCCTCGGGGATCGACCAaccccacgacgccgccgccgtctccttcGTCCAGCCGgcacgccgccgccgtctccttcGCCCAGCCGgcacgccgccgccgtctccttcGCCCAGCCTGTCGGATCTCCATCGTTCACTTCCCcggcgtcgtcgtcgtcttcgcGTGCACACGACAGGAGGTGTGCGACCCTCCTCTCTCGCGCACTGCGGCTGCTTCGCCCCGCCATCGTTCCTCGGGTGTGGTCGCGCCTGTCTTCCTACCACGTCgtcgctcctcctccaggccgcCGACGGCACCCGTCCTCCTCCCTCATCCTCTCCAGGTGGCTGGGACGCTTTACG CTCGTAG